The following proteins are encoded in a genomic region of Opisthocomus hoazin isolate bOpiHoa1 chromosome 4, bOpiHoa1.hap1, whole genome shotgun sequence:
- the LOC104335100 gene encoding aquaporin-12-like has translation MAGLNVSIAFFFLVFGVCQVLRWLSKKLLSSGAYGCLSREFAGSLQLCMSCLELRMLLEIGLWGGGFGPDVVLTLLFLLFAVHGASFDGASANPTVSLQEFLLLDCNLAATAAKLLAQGAGMGTGWAVTKLYWSWELTHFHLIQNLIASECSSSIHTSLHHAAFVEGTCSFLFHLVLLKLQQSHPMYRVPALAATVTFLTYTAGPFTGAFFNPALATAITFHCSGSSLWDYVQVYWLGPLAGMLAALLLYQGNIPRLFQKNLLYRQKNKYKIPKARAAAHVEGDEPQRKRKGETSNSKPRV, from the exons ATGGCTGGCCTGAATGTCtccattgccttttttttcctggttttcggGGTGTGCCAGGTGCTCAGGTGGCTTTCCAAGAAGCTTCTGTCTTCTGGAGCATATGGCTGCCTTTCCAGAGAATTTGCTGGCTCGTTACAGTTGTGCATGAGCTGCCTTGAGCTGAGGATGCTATTGGAGATCGGCCTGTGGGGTGGTGGCTTTGGCCCAGACGTGGTCCTCactctgctcttcctcctctttgctgttcATGGTGCCTCTTTTGATGGAGCATCTGCCAACCCAACAGTCTCTCTCCAGGAGTTCCTGCTCCTCGACTGCAACCTTGCTGCAACTGCTGCCAAGCTCCTGGCCCAGGGTGCAGGCATGGGGACAGGCTGGGCTGTCACCAAGCTCTACTGGTCCTGGGAGCTGACGCATTTCCACCTCATCCAGAACCTGATAGCGTCGGAGTGCAGCTCCTCCATCCACACCTCTCTGCACCACGCTGCCTTTGTGGAAGGCACCTGCTCTTTCCTTTTCCACCTCGTCCTTCTCAAGTTGCAACAGAGTCACCCTATGTACCGGGTCCCTGCGCTGGCAGCGACTGTCACCTTCCTGACCTACACAG CCGGACCGTTCACAGGGGCCTTCTTCAACCCTGCCCTGGCCACAGCCATCACCTTCCACTGCTCGGGGAGCAGCCTTTGGGACTACGTCCAGGTTTACTGGCTGGGGCCCCTTGCAG GGATGCTCGCTGCCCTCCTGCTGTACCAAGGCAACATCCCACGACTCTTCCAGAAAAACCTCCTTTACAGACAGAAGAACAAATACAAGATACCTAAGGCAAGGGCGGCGGCACACGTGGAGGGTGACGAACCACAGCGGAAGAGGAAAGGGGAGACGAGCAACTCCAAGCCTCGTGTCTGA